A single genomic interval of Granulicella tundricola MP5ACTX9 harbors:
- the rpsR gene encoding 30S ribosomal protein S18 produces MADETNATPEQQAPAASAPAERAPYVPRTPRPAGGPGGPGGPGGRPAGGPGGGPGGRKFFRRKKVCKFCTEKIDAISYRDVRLLQGFVAERGKIVPRRLTGVCTRHQRRLSLAIKQSRNIALLAFAARF; encoded by the coding sequence ATGGCTGACGAAACCAACGCAACTCCCGAGCAGCAGGCGCCCGCCGCATCCGCGCCTGCCGAGCGCGCCCCTTACGTACCTCGCACCCCCCGCCCAGCAGGCGGACCCGGAGGCCCTGGCGGTCCCGGCGGTCGTCCCGCCGGCGGTCCTGGCGGCGGTCCCGGAGGACGCAAGTTCTTCCGCCGCAAGAAGGTCTGCAAGTTCTGCACAGAGAAGATCGACGCCATCTCCTACCGCGATGTCCGTCTCCTTCAGGGCTTCGTCGCAGAGCGTGGCAAGATCGTGCCGCGCCGTCTGACCGGCGTCTGCACCCGCCACCAGCGTCGCCTCTCGCTCGCCATCAAGCAGTCGCGCAATATCGCCCTGCTCGCCTTCGCGGCCCGCTTCTAA